The proteins below are encoded in one region of Silene latifolia isolate original U9 population chromosome 2, ASM4854445v1, whole genome shotgun sequence:
- the LOC141643790 gene encoding putative WRKY transcription factor 33 — MRFSEQSSSAGKSAMLHDNSEVSVGVNGDPKSKRRKHGNKSNEGELHDGDTEKGCIWVRNNAEPEIMGDGFRWRKYGQKVVKGNPYPRSYYRCTSVKCDVRKHVERALDDPSAFITTYEGKHNHERP, encoded by the exons atgAGATTTTCTGAGCAGTCCTCCTCTGCCGGAAAATCTGCTATGCTACATGACAATTCTGAGGTTTCTGTTGGGGTTAATGGTGATCCAAAAAGCAAGAGAAG gaAACATGGTAATAAGAGCAATGAAGGAGAACTGCATGATGGAGATACCGAAAAAGGTTGTATTTGGGTGCGAAACAATGCTGAGCCTGAAATAATGGGAGACGGTTTTCGTTGGAGAAAATACGGGCAAAAGGTAGTCAAGGGTAATCCGTATCCTAG AAGTTACTACAGGTGCACGAGCGTCAAGTGTGATGTCCGGAAGCATGTCGAACGAGCACTGGATGACCCGAGTGCCTTCATCACAACATATGAGGGCAAGCATAACCATGAAAGGCCTTAG